The Streptomyces sp. NBC_00659 genomic interval AACAGCAGGGCGGCGACCAGGTCCGCAGCGTGGGACGCTGTAGTGGTAGTCATGGCGGCTCAGCCCTTCGAGAACATGGACAGCATGCGGCGGGTGACGGCGAAGCCGCCGAAGATGTTGACGCTCGTCAGCAGGATCGCCACGAACGAGAGCGTCGTGACGACCGCGCTCTCGTGCCCGATCTGGAGCAGCGCTCCGATCACCACGATCCCGGAGATCGCGTTGGTGACGGACATCAGCGGCGTGTGCAACGCGTGGTGCACCTTGCCGATCACGTAATAGCCGATCACCACTGCCAGGGTGAAGACCGTGAAGTTCGCGGCGAGTTGGGCGGGGGCGAAGGCGACGAGGGCGAACATCGCCAGCAGGCCGGCGCCGAACAGGGCGAACCGGGCCGCCGGGGTGAGCCGCGGCTCCTTCGGCTGTGCGGCAGCCGCCGCGGGGGCGGGCTGGGGGGCGGCCGGGGCCGAGACGGCCACGGGCGGCGGAGGCCAGGTGATCTCACCCTCGCGCACCACGGTCACCGCCCGCTGGACCACGTCGTCGAAGTCGATGACCAGCCGGCCGTCCTTGCCGGGTGTCAGCAGCTTGATCAGGTTCACCAGGTTGGTGCCGAACAACTGCGAGGCCTGGGTGGGCAGCCGGGACGCCAGATCGGTGTAGCCGATGATGGTCACGTCGTTGTCGGTGACCACGGTGCGGCCGGCGACGGTTCCCGCCACGTTGCCGCCCTGGGAGGCGGCCATGTCGACGATGACGCTGCCGGGCTTCATCGCCGCCACGTCCTCCGCCGTGAGCAGGCGCGGGGCGGGGCGGCCCGGGATCAGCGCGGTCGTGATGACGATGTCCACGTCCTTCGCCTGCCCGTGGTACAGCTCGGCCGCCGCGCGG includes:
- a CDS encoding Re/Si-specific NAD(P)(+) transhydrogenase subunit alpha — translated: MPAEESAHHPPQRIGVVAESTSGETRVAATPATVRQLVGLGYEVVVESDAGTASGFTDDAYGDAGAQIGDAWQTDVVLKVNSPSTGEIARVPDGSTLIGLISPAQRADLLAELASRPITVLALDAVPRISRAQSMDVLSSMANIAGYRAVIEAAHVFGRFFTGQVTAAGKVPPAKVLVAGAGVAGLAAIGAASSLGAIVRATDPRPEVADQVKSLGGEYLPVNVAQEASTDGYAKATSADYDRAAAELYHGQAKDVDIVITTALIPGRPAPRLLTAEDVAAMKPGSVIVDMAASQGGNVAGTVAGRTVVTDNDVTIIGYTDLASRLPTQASQLFGTNLVNLIKLLTPGKDGRLVIDFDDVVQRAVTVVREGEITWPPPPVAVSAPAAPQPAPAAAAAQPKEPRLTPAARFALFGAGLLAMFALVAFAPAQLAANFTVFTLAVVIGYYVIGKVHHALHTPLMSVTNAISGIVVIGALLQIGHESAVVTTLSFVAILLTSVNIFGGFAVTRRMLSMFSKG